ATCCGCGGTGCGGCGGCACGGGGCACCCTGGCCTTCGCGACGGTGGCCCGGCACGCCTTCATCGCCGAGGCGCTGTTGCGATCGGCCGTGCGACGGGGCGCTCTCGCGCCTGAGCGCCTGGAGCAGTTCCGTCGCTCCATCCGTACCGTGACCGGCGGCATGGTGGACGCGTACGAACGGGTGACCCGCGGAGAGGACACGCCGGACGATTTTCTGACGCACTACGGTCATCTGCGACCGGGCACGTACGACATCACCTCGCGGCGTTACGACGAACGTGACGAACTGTTCGTCGATTCCCCGGTACAGGAAACGGTTGCGCGCGTTCCCGGCTTCCGTCTCACCCCGGGTGAGAATGCGGCCCTGCGCCGGTTGCTCGACGAGGCGGGGCTTGGCACGGTGCGCGGTGCGCAACTGCTCGATCATGCGCGGCGCGCGATCGCCGGACGGGAACATGCCAAGTTCGTATTCACGCGGGCGCTTTCGGATGCTCTCGCGGCACTGGCCCGGTGGGGCGAAGCGCAGGGGCTCAGTCGCGACGATCTGTCGTTCATCGACTGGAGTACGTTCGACCGGTATGCCGTCGATCCGGCCATCGACTATGCCGATCGCTACCTGCTGGAAATCGCGCAGCAGGGACGTCAGCGCCACGCCGAGGCGCACGCGTTCCGGCTCGGGCACATCGTGCGTGATGCGCGTGACGTGTATGTGGCGACCATCCATCGCAGTGAACCCAACTTCATCGGCACCGGGCGAACGACCGGCCCGGCGGTGATGGTCACCGCACAGAGTCCGGGCGACACCACGCTGTATGGCGCGGTGGCCTGCATCGAGAATGCCGATCCCGGATTCGACTGGATCTTCACGAGGGGAATCGCGGCGCTGGTGACCAAGTTCGGCGGGATGAACTCACACATGGCCATTCGCTGCGCCGAACTGGGAATTCCCGCCGCCATCGGCTGTGGCGAGCAGACATTCGAACGTCTGCGTTCCGCGTCTCTGGTGGAAGTCGATTGTGCGGGACGGATGGTGAGGCCGGTCCGTGCGCACTGAGCGCGCGCGATGCGGGCGGATCGGTGTGACGATGCGCCGCATGACGGTGGGCGATCATGCGGAGGCACGTGATGCGCTCGCCGCGGACTGGGGCCGATTCCTCGCGGCCGTGCTTCCCGACGCCCAGTGGCTTCCGGTGCCCAATCTTGGCGAGGCCGTGGTGGACTTCGCGCAGGCGTGGGCGCTGGATGGTCTCATCCTCAGCGGCGGAGAGGACATCGGCGTGACGCCGGTGCGGGACGACACCGAGCGTCAACTGCTCGCCTGGGCGCGGCAGCATGGGCACCCGGTGCTTGGCGTCTGTCGGGGACTGCAGTTGTTGCACACGGAGCAGGGCGGTGGGCTCGTGGCCACCACCGGGCATGTCGCCACGCGACATCCCGTTCAGATGCTCACGCCGACGATGCCGGGTCTCGCCGTTCCGCGTGAGGTGAACAGCTTTCATCGATGGGCGCTGTCCATCGACCCGGTGAACGGCGCCGAATGCCTCGTGCGGGACGTCGATGGATATCCCGAAGCCGTGCGCTATCCCGCACTGGGGGCGTTGGGAATCATGTGGCATCCGGAGCGGGAGACCGCACCTCATTCCCAGGATCGTGCACTCGTTCGTCATTGGTTCGGCCATGAGAACGATGGACCATCGAACGAGCGTCACTCATGAGCAAGACCTCACACACGGCGGCACTCATTCTCGCCGCCGGACGCGGCAGCCGGCTGGGCGCTCACACCGAAGTCCGGCCCAAGGGGATGGTGGAGTTGCTCGGCCGTCCGATGCTGCAATGGCAGATCGACGCGCTGCGTGCGGCCGGCATCGAAACGGTCACGGTGGCCACCGGATACCGCGCCGACGTGATCGAAGCGCTGGATGTGCCCACGGTGCACAATGCCGAATGGGAGCATACGAACATGGTGGGCACGTTGCTGGCAGCGGCAGCGCATTTCACGGACGGACCGGTGATCGTGTCCTATTCGGACATCGTCTATCACCCCGATCACGTGCGCGCGTTGCGTGCCGCGCAGGCGCCGCTGGCCATCACGTACGATCGTCGGTGGCAGGACCTGTGGGCGTTGCGTTTTGCCGATCCACTGTCGGACGCCGAGACCTTCGATGTCCGTGACGGGCAACTCGTCACGATCGGTGAGAAGCCGGGCTCGATCGATGAGGTGCGCGGTCAGTACATGGGTCTGCTGCGTTTCACACCGGAAGGATTCGCGCGGGTGCGGGACGTGGTGACCGCCGCCGGCGACGAAGGGCGGCGGAGACTGGACATGACCACGTTGCTGCGCCGCGTTCTGGCCACCGGCATGCCCATTGCGGCCGTGCCGGTGGATGGCCGGTGGCTGGAAGTGGATCATGCCGGTGAACTGGCCGCCTATGAAGCCCGGCTCGCGCAGGGCGAGCCGTGGCTTCACGACTGGCGGTGGTGATTCGCCGCCAGCAACGCTGAACGATGTGCGCTCCTAACCCGCACCCGACCGGACCAATTCCCAGAACGCCCGTGGCGTGAGAATACGGTTCGATGTCTGCTCGTGGAATGTGAGGAGATCCTGATCCCCCGTCACGAGCACCTCCGCATTTCCCGCCAGCGCCGTGGCGAATACCCACCGGTCGGCGGGGTCACGAATGCCGACCGGCCCAGGCCTGGTCGGTTTTGGAAGACAGGGGAACGGGTCAAAGACCGCGACAATACTCTCGATATGGTCCGCAGGCACCTTGAATTTGGTGGCCAGCACGCGCCGTATCTCCTCCAGAATCACCTCACCGATGACCAGATCATGCTCGGCCAGGACGAGACGAAAGACATCGGCACAAAGCCCGCGGGTTGCCAGCGCGGCGACCAGGACGTTGGTGTCGAGGCAAACCCTCACGACACGGCGCGAAAGACGTCCTCGTCCGTGAGGTATCCGCAGGCCTCGGCAAAGGGCATGAGCAAGCGCCGCGCTTCCTCGAACTGCAGGATCGCCAGTTGTCGCCGGAGTGCGTCGCGCGCGATGTCACTTCGGGAACGGCCTGAGCGCTTCGCGAGCGCCGCGAGCTGACGTTCCAGCTCGCGGTCGAGGCGGATGGTCAAGGCGGAGGTTTTCATGTATGACAATGTAATACATTGTCCTTGGGACGGGAAACCTCCGATCGTGTCTTACGCCTCCTGCGGCGTCGGCGGTGTCGGTGATTCCGGCGACAGCAGACTGAGACCGTAGCCCACCACGAAGACCACCACGGCGCCGATCACGTTGTACCACAGGAAACTCACCTGCGGCGCGCCGAAGGACACGGCGGCCACGGCAGCCATGCCGGCGAGCAGTCCGACAAAAGCGCCCAGTGCGCGGGTGCGTTTCACCATCGCGAGCATGAACACGCCCAGAATGGAGCCGTAGAAGAACGATCCGAACCGGTTCACGACTTCGATGAGTGAACCGAGGGTGGCGGCGTAGAGTGCCACGATGCAGGCGAAGACGCCCCACAGGGCGGTGAAGATCCGGCCGGCGTTGAGCAATTCCGTGTCGCTCGCCGAAGGGCGGTACCAGCGCTGATAGAAGTCCACCACGGTGGCGGTGGAGAGCGAGTTGAGTTCCGCCGCGATGCTCGACATCGCGGCCGCGAGGACGGCGGCGAGGAATATG
The sequence above is drawn from the Gemmatimonas aurantiaca genome and encodes:
- a CDS encoding gamma-glutamyl-gamma-aminobutyrate hydrolase family protein (Members of this family of hydrolases with an active site Cys residue belong to MEROPS family C26.) encodes the protein MRRMTVGDHAEARDALAADWGRFLAAVLPDAQWLPVPNLGEAVVDFAQAWALDGLILSGGEDIGVTPVRDDTERQLLAWARQHGHPVLGVCRGLQLLHTEQGGGLVATTGHVATRHPVQMLTPTMPGLAVPREVNSFHRWALSIDPVNGAECLVRDVDGYPEAVRYPALGALGIMWHPERETAPHSQDRALVRHWFGHENDGPSNERHS
- a CDS encoding phosphocholine cytidylyltransferase family protein translates to MSKTSHTAALILAAGRGSRLGAHTEVRPKGMVELLGRPMLQWQIDALRAAGIETVTVATGYRADVIEALDVPTVHNAEWEHTNMVGTLLAAAAHFTDGPVIVSYSDIVYHPDHVRALRAAQAPLAITYDRRWQDLWALRFADPLSDAETFDVRDGQLVTIGEKPGSIDEVRGQYMGLLRFTPEGFARVRDVVTAAGDEGRRRLDMTTLLRRVLATGMPIAAVPVDGRWLEVDHAGELAAYEARLAQGEPWLHDWRW
- a CDS encoding putative toxin-antitoxin system toxin component, PIN family, whose translation is MRVCLDTNVLVAALATRGLCADVFRLVLAEHDLVIGEVILEEIRRVLATKFKVPADHIESIVAVFDPFPCLPKPTRPGPVGIRDPADRWVFATALAGNAEVLVTGDQDLLTFHEQTSNRILTPRAFWELVRSGAG
- a CDS encoding CopG family transcriptional regulator, with product MKTSALTIRLDRELERQLAALAKRSGRSRSDIARDALRRQLAILQFEEARRLLMPFAEACGYLTDEDVFRAVS